Below is a genomic region from Streptomyces sp. NBC_00461.
GCGGCGGCTGTGGCACGACCCGCGCAAGCGGCAGTGCACGCTCGCCTCGCTGACGAGCTTCACGTACCAGGGCGACAAGCTCGTGTCCGTCGGCTACGGCGAGCCGGCCATCGACCTCGTGCCCGCCCATCTCCGGGCCGGTGCCAAGCCGGTGCAGGGGAAGTCGAAGGCCTTCGGTGCGTAGGAGTCCGTCCGCAAAGGAGTCCGCGTAGGAGTTCGTGCAGGAGTCCGTGTCGGCGTCGGAGTCCGCATCGGAACTCCGCGTCGAACCCTCGATTCCGGGGGGATGGACATTCCTTTTGGGTTCCATGACGAGCTCGTGACGTTTGTTGCGAGATCGCCGTGATCGATGGGAACCTCCCCGTTCGTCATGTCCTCTGACCAAGTGACAACCAGAGCACATGACGAATGGGGTTGGAATGCGCGCTCTCTCCCGCAGGGGAATGCTCGGTCTCGGCGCGGGAGCCGCGGCCGCCGTCGGACTCTCGGGCTGCGGCACCCTCACGCAGTCAGACGGGTCGACCCCCACTCCGGGTTCCCATGGCGGCGGATCCGGCAAGCCGTCGCACCCCGCCCGCCCCCTCGGTGACGGCTCGACCTCCTTCACCGGCAAGCAGCCCCACCAGCCGGGCAAGCCCGAGCCGCTGGAACCCGGCCAGACCCCACCCCAGTTCGTGATCTTCTCCTGGGACGGCGCCGGCGAGGTCGGCAACGGCCTCTTCCCCCGCTTCCTCGACCTCGCCAAGCAGCACCAGGCGTCCATGACCTTCTTCCTCTCCGGGCTGTATCTGCTGCCCGAGTCGAAGAAGCGTCTCTACAACCCGCCGAACAACCCGCGCGGCGCCTCCGACATCGGCTACCTCACCGACGAGCACGTCAAGGCCACGCTGGCCAACGTCCACCGCGCCTGGCTCGAAGGGCACGAGATAGGCACCCACTTCAACGGCCACTTCTGCTCCGGCTTCGGCACCGTTGGCAACTGGACGCCCGCCCAGTGGCAGAGCGAGATCCAGCAGGCGAAGGCCTTCGTCAAGGAGTGGCGGACCAACACCGGCTGGACCGACCTGCCTTCGCTGCCCTTCGACTACGACAAGGAGCTGGTCGGCGGCCGCACCCCCTGTCTGCTCGGCCAGAACAACCTGCTGCCCACCGCCAAGAAGCTCGGCTGGCGCTACGACGCCTCCTCGCCCGGCGGCCGCCAGGTCTGGCCCGACAAGAAGCAGGGTGTGTGGGACCTGCCGCTGCAGCAGGTCCCCTTCCCCGGGCGGTCCTTCGAGGTCCTGTCGATGGACTACAACATGCTCGCCAACCAGTCGGTCAACTCGACCAACGCGCCCGCCTACAACTACCCGGCCTGGCGCACCCAGTCCACGCAGGCCTACATATCAGGCTTCAAGCGGGCATACGAGACGAACCGGGCACCCTTCTTCGTCGGCAACCACTTCGAGCACTGGAACGGCGGCATCTACATGGACTCCGTCGAGGCGGCGTTCAAGCACATCGCGCAGGAGAAGGAGAAGGGTGCGGACGTACGCATGGTCTCCTTCCGGCAGTTCGTCGACTGGATGGACGTACAGAAGCCGGAGGTGCTCGCCAAGCTGCGTACGCTCGATGTCGGACAGCAGCCGGTCGGCGGCTGGAGGACGTTCCTGAAGGGCACCTCGTCGACCTCCTCCTCGACGTCCAACTCGACCTCGACCTCGACCTCGGCCTCGTCCTCCTCCTCGACCTCCGGACAGGCCGCCTGAAATGCGGTTATCCCTCCGCAAGGGGGGTGCGCAAGATCCCCGGAACGGGCATGCGAAACTTTTCACATGAGTGCCGCAAGCCGCGCCCCGTCGCGCTCGAACCGCGCACGTCGCCGAGCCGTCCTGACCACCGCCGGTGCCGCGGTCGCCACGCTGCTGATGTCCGCCTGCTCCTCCGGAGGCACCTCCGGCGGAGGCGGTGACACCAACTTCGTCATGGGCAAGGACGGCATCTCCACCGCCAAGAAGGGGGAGCGCGCCCAGGCTCCCGACCTGTCCGGCAAGACGGTTGACGGCAAGCAACTCGACGTCGCCTCCTACAAGGGCAAGGTCGTGGTGCTGAACGTGTGGGGCTCCTGGTGCCCTCCCTGCCGCGCCGAGGCGCCGGGCTTCGAGAAGGTCTCCCGGGATCTGAAGGCCAAGGACGTCCAGTTCGTCGGCATCAACACCCGTGACACCAGCACCGCCGGCGCCCGCGCCTTCGAGAAGCAGTACGGCGTCGGCTTCCCCAGCCTGTACGACCCGACGGGCCAACTGATGCTCCGTTTCAAGAAGGGCACCCTCAACCCGCAGGCGATCCCCTCCACTCTCGTCCTCGACCGCGAGGGCAAGATCGCCGCGCGTTCGCTGGCCGCGCTCACCGAGGAAAAGCTGCGCAGGATGATCGACCCGGTCCTCGCGGAGAAGTGACGTGAGCCCACTCACCACACTCGCCGAACCGGGCCTCAACGACACGGTGCTCAACGGCGCCCTGCTGGTCGCCCTGCCCATCGCCCTGCTCGGCGGACTCGTCTCCTTCTTCTCCCCGTGCGTCCTGCCGCTCGTCCCCGGCTATCTGTCGTACGTCACCGGGGTGGCCGGCACCGACCTCGCCGAGGCCCGACGCGGCCGGATGGTCGCGGGCGCCTCCCTCTTCGTACTCGGCTTCACCGCCGTGTTCGTCTCCAGCGGCGCCCTGTTCGGCTACTTCGGCGACACCCTCCAGGACAACAAGGGCGTCCTGAGCAAGGTGCTGGGCGCGCTCATGATCCTCATGGGTGTCTTCTTCATGGGGCTGATGCCCTGGATGACCCAGCGGGAGTTCCGCTTCCACCGCAGGCCCGCCGCCGGGCTGGCCGGCGCACCGCTGCTCGGCGCGCTGTTCGGCATCGGCTGGACCCCGTGCATCGGCCCGACCCTCGCCTCAGTGATCGCCCTCTCCTCCCAGCAGGGCAGCGCGGGCCGCGGGGCCGTACTGACCGTCGCCTACTGTCTCGGCCTCGGTGTGCCGTTCGTGCTCGCCGCGGTCGCCTTCCGTAAGGCGCTCGGCGCCTTCGGCTGGGTCAAGCGCCACTATGTCTGGGTGATGCGGATCGGCGGCACGATGATGATCGTGACCGGTCTGCTGCTGCTCACCGGCGCCTGGGACCGCATCGTGCAGGACATGCAGTCCTGGTCCACCGGCTTCACCGTGGGGATCTGATCGATGAGCAAGACCACAACCGGTACGACCCCCGAGCGTGTCGACGACGACCTCGGCGCCGC
It encodes:
- a CDS encoding TlpA family protein disulfide reductase, encoding MSAASRAPSRSNRARRRAVLTTAGAAVATLLMSACSSGGTSGGGGDTNFVMGKDGISTAKKGERAQAPDLSGKTVDGKQLDVASYKGKVVVLNVWGSWCPPCRAEAPGFEKVSRDLKAKDVQFVGINTRDTSTAGARAFEKQYGVGFPSLYDPTGQLMLRFKKGTLNPQAIPSTLVLDREGKIAARSLAALTEEKLRRMIDPVLAEK
- a CDS encoding cytochrome c biogenesis CcdA family protein; translation: MSPLTTLAEPGLNDTVLNGALLVALPIALLGGLVSFFSPCVLPLVPGYLSYVTGVAGTDLAEARRGRMVAGASLFVLGFTAVFVSSGALFGYFGDTLQDNKGVLSKVLGALMILMGVFFMGLMPWMTQREFRFHRRPAAGLAGAPLLGALFGIGWTPCIGPTLASVIALSSQQGSAGRGAVLTVAYCLGLGVPFVLAAVAFRKALGAFGWVKRHYVWVMRIGGTMMIVTGLLLLTGAWDRIVQDMQSWSTGFTVGI